One region of Syntrophales bacterium genomic DNA includes:
- a CDS encoding lytic transglycosylase domain-containing protein, with protein sequence MNEELPMYRYPAIWSCWIFLAVISLLVLPHLNSDQKYIHSLISVFTIDEPSPESPQVAVLENCSLPVRGKRAEQLFHTIVLKAANRYQIDPALVKAVIMAESSYNPRAISKRGAKGLMQLMPETARALGVEDSFNPEHNINAGVKYLRHLMDQFDGDTRLALAAYNAGSSNVRQYSGVPPFRATKYYIKNVFRYYKHYKEEMEVETGKT encoded by the coding sequence ATGAACGAAGAATTACCGATGTACCGATATCCAGCGATTTGGTCCTGCTGGATATTTCTCGCAGTGATAAGTCTGCTTGTTTTGCCCCACCTTAATAGTGATCAGAAATATATACACTCGTTGATCAGCGTATTCACAATCGACGAACCCTCACCGGAAAGCCCCCAGGTTGCCGTCCTGGAAAATTGCTCATTGCCCGTTCGTGGCAAGAGAGCCGAGCAATTATTCCACACGATTGTACTTAAAGCGGCAAATCGCTACCAGATTGATCCTGCCCTCGTTAAGGCAGTTATTATGGCGGAATCCAGCTACAATCCCAGGGCGATTTCCAAAAGAGGTGCGAAGGGTCTTATGCAGTTGATGCCGGAAACTGCCAGAGCGCTTGGTGTGGAAGACAGCTTCAATCCGGAACATAATATTAACGCCGGTGTCAAGTACTTAAGGCATCTCATGGATCAATTTGATGGAGATACCAGACTGGCTCTTGCAGCTTACAATGCCGGTAGCAGTAACGTCAGACAGTATAGCGGTGTACCGCCGTTTAGGGCAACCAAATACTATATCAAAAATGTTTTCAGGTACTATAAACACTACAAGGAAGAAATGGAAGTAGAAACGGGCAAGACTTAA